From a region of the Salinispira pacifica genome:
- the bamA gene encoding outer membrane protein assembly factor BamA gives MGHRFLLSLLILMTALGTAFAQNEGRNDGPNNRQNNEEWYLNKPIVDVEFQGLNNVSENDLQGVVEPFLGNLFTEDVLLDLQRRLYNLEYFDLIIPEAVPGNEERTEMILRFTVEERPVISEIRLQGNQKLRRETILSEIILTQGELVSRSQARIDTDAIISLYNDRGFADVSVEFNYSEDPDPDRNARILSFTIDEGYQTNIRNISFSGINFATENKLRSVIESKEQGLFNPGTFKASNLELDTQNILEYYGQNGYVDAEVLDIEQEIVLDEDKKRQFLDLTYYIDEGIAWFFGGIEFNGNTIFSDEELRSQVNLEEGDVLDIQTFQQGVQAVNDMYYKGGYIFNQINFSETRDEALQQISYSVDIVEQGRAYIENIIVRGNTKTLDEVIYRELPFEEGDVFSASKIRQGIGNLYNTQYFADVPAVETPQGSVPGLMDLIINLEEGQTTDIRLGFSVGGGGDFPLSGLVKWSDNNFLGRGQTIGADLNVSPNQQSLALNFQDGWLFGERWSGGASLQVDRQVKNDELQDVLYPIFDKDDQDDHLSVPDPFTGIYVFSEETEYPNDGDENFEPNYDAGEPFPGVPTASDIDEYNLETDYEYAGGPAAVPDENKMEYVEWSVGGSLSTGIRRRTQLGWINLNGAVSSNLNHVSYDDSLYRPYSYQTRENLGVFKFENRISMSIGLDNRDVYFNPQNGYLIEQRFNYTGGVLGGAKNYIRTDTTLQAYKTLFDLEVSDTWSWKMVLAANSSLSLMLDQFWTYPGAGSFEAEGRLLATNSMTIARGWPARGEGQALLNNWLELRMPISEDILWFDMFGEAVRLTSDRADIFSKGEQDWLFGFGAGLRFSIPQFPFRIYLGKLFNIQNGTVNWQDGNLFNNPEEDGSGLSLIFSISL, from the coding sequence ATGGGGCATAGATTTTTGTTAAGCCTGCTGATCCTGATGACAGCCCTGGGTACGGCATTCGCCCAGAATGAAGGTCGGAATGACGGCCCGAACAACAGACAGAACAATGAAGAGTGGTATCTCAATAAACCCATCGTGGACGTCGAGTTTCAGGGACTCAATAATGTTTCGGAAAATGATCTTCAGGGCGTTGTCGAACCCTTCCTGGGGAATCTTTTCACAGAGGATGTGCTTCTGGATCTCCAGAGGCGTCTATACAACCTTGAATACTTCGACCTGATTATACCCGAGGCCGTTCCCGGAAACGAGGAACGCACCGAAATGATCCTGCGCTTCACCGTTGAGGAACGTCCGGTTATCTCGGAAATCCGGCTTCAGGGCAATCAGAAGCTCCGCCGGGAGACTATTCTCAGCGAGATTATCCTCACCCAGGGTGAACTGGTTTCCCGCTCCCAGGCCCGGATAGACACGGACGCAATTATCAGTCTTTACAACGACAGGGGATTCGCCGATGTGAGCGTGGAATTCAATTACAGCGAAGATCCTGATCCCGACCGGAACGCCAGGATTCTCAGTTTCACAATCGACGAAGGGTATCAGACCAATATCCGCAATATATCATTCAGCGGCATCAACTTCGCAACCGAAAACAAGCTTCGCTCGGTTATAGAGAGCAAAGAGCAGGGCTTATTCAATCCCGGAACCTTCAAGGCAAGTAATCTCGAACTTGATACCCAGAATATTCTGGAATACTACGGTCAGAACGGATATGTGGATGCGGAAGTTCTGGACATCGAACAGGAAATTGTTCTGGATGAAGATAAAAAACGGCAGTTTCTCGATCTGACATACTACATCGATGAAGGAATCGCATGGTTCTTCGGCGGCATCGAATTCAACGGCAATACGATCTTCAGCGATGAAGAGCTCCGCTCCCAAGTCAACCTTGAAGAAGGGGATGTGCTGGACATTCAGACCTTCCAGCAGGGTGTTCAGGCAGTGAATGACATGTATTACAAGGGCGGGTATATTTTCAACCAGATCAACTTCTCCGAAACCCGGGATGAAGCTCTGCAGCAGATATCCTATAGCGTAGATATTGTTGAACAGGGCAGGGCATATATTGAAAATATCATCGTCAGGGGAAATACCAAAACCCTGGATGAAGTGATCTACCGCGAACTGCCCTTTGAAGAGGGGGATGTATTTTCCGCCTCGAAAATCCGTCAGGGAATCGGCAACCTCTACAACACCCAGTACTTTGCCGATGTGCCTGCAGTGGAAACCCCCCAGGGAAGTGTACCCGGCCTCATGGATCTGATCATCAATCTGGAAGAAGGCCAGACCACCGATATTCGCCTGGGCTTTTCCGTTGGCGGCGGCGGTGATTTTCCCCTGTCCGGTCTGGTGAAATGGTCAGATAATAACTTTCTTGGACGGGGACAAACCATCGGAGCCGACCTGAATGTAAGCCCAAATCAGCAGAGTCTTGCCCTGAACTTTCAGGACGGATGGCTGTTCGGGGAACGCTGGTCCGGTGGTGCGAGTCTTCAAGTGGACCGTCAGGTGAAAAATGATGAACTGCAGGATGTTCTCTATCCTATTTTCGATAAGGATGATCAGGATGATCACCTCAGTGTGCCCGACCCCTTTACCGGCATCTATGTATTCAGCGAAGAAACCGAATACCCTAATGACGGTGATGAAAATTTTGAACCGAATTACGATGCAGGTGAGCCGTTTCCCGGGGTGCCCACTGCCAGCGATATAGACGAATACAATCTGGAAACTGATTACGAATATGCAGGCGGACCGGCAGCTGTTCCCGATGAAAATAAAATGGAATATGTGGAATGGTCTGTAGGAGGAAGCCTTTCTACGGGGATCCGTAGACGGACACAGTTGGGATGGATCAATCTGAACGGGGCTGTATCGAGCAACCTGAATCACGTAAGCTATGATGACAGTCTGTACCGGCCCTACAGCTATCAGACACGGGAAAACCTGGGAGTTTTCAAATTCGAGAACCGGATTTCCATGAGCATCGGTCTTGATAACCGAGACGTATACTTCAATCCCCAGAACGGATATCTGATAGAACAGCGATTTAATTACACCGGAGGGGTTCTGGGAGGTGCGAAAAACTATATTCGGACCGACACCACCCTCCAGGCGTACAAGACCCTTTTTGATCTGGAAGTAAGCGATACATGGAGCTGGAAGATGGTGCTGGCAGCCAACAGCAGTCTGTCTCTCATGCTTGACCAGTTCTGGACATATCCGGGAGCGGGCAGCTTCGAAGCCGAAGGCAGGCTTCTGGCAACCAACAGTATGACCATCGCCCGGGGCTGGCCCGCCCGTGGTGAAGGCCAGGCCCTCCTGAATAACTGGTTGGAGCTTCGAATGCCTATATCCGAGGACATTCTCTGGTTCGATATGTTCGGGGAAGCCGTGCGCCTCACTTCTGACCGGGCTGACATTTTCAGCAAAGGGGAGCAGGACTGGCTGTTCGGTTTCGGAGCCGGACTCAGGTTCAGCATACCCCAGTTCCCGTTCCGGATATATCTGGGTAAACTTTTTAATATTCAAAACGGCACCGTTAACTGGCAGGATGGAAATCTATTCAATAATCCCGAAGAAGACGGAAGCGGTCTCAGTCTGATTTTCTCAATCAGTCTGTAA